One genomic region from Streptomyces sp. NBC_01431 encodes:
- a CDS encoding (2Fe-2S)-binding protein, with the protein MAPSTSSAIALTVNGEKHTLPVDHRTTLLDALRERLDLTGTKKGCDQGQCGACTVLIDGRRALSCLQLAVAAEEREITTIEGVAQGDQLHPVQQAFLDLDGYQCGYCTPGQICSAIAVIEEHAAGWPSAATTDVRPEAGVPALTAEEIRERMSGNLCRCGAYVSIVQAVARAAESAQAPPGDSGDAAGKGVAA; encoded by the coding sequence ATGGCCCCATCGACGTCCAGCGCCATCGCCCTCACCGTCAACGGCGAAAAGCACACCCTGCCCGTCGACCACCGCACCACCCTGCTCGACGCGCTGCGCGAGCGCCTCGACCTGACCGGCACCAAGAAGGGCTGCGACCAGGGCCAGTGCGGCGCTTGTACGGTGCTGATCGACGGGCGCCGGGCCCTGTCCTGCCTGCAACTCGCCGTCGCTGCCGAGGAACGCGAGATCACCACCATCGAAGGGGTGGCCCAGGGCGATCAACTGCACCCGGTGCAGCAGGCGTTCCTCGATCTCGACGGCTATCAGTGCGGCTACTGCACACCGGGGCAGATCTGTTCGGCGATCGCGGTGATCGAGGAGCACGCGGCGGGCTGGCCCAGCGCCGCGACGACCGACGTGCGGCCCGAAGCGGGCGTGCCGGCGCTCACCGCCGAGGAGATCCGGGAGCGGATGAGCGGCAATCTGTGCCGCTGCGGCGCGTACGTCTCGATCGTGCAGGCGGTGGCGAGGGCCGCCGAATCCGCGCAGGCCCCGCCAGGCGATT